A region of Zeugodacus cucurbitae isolate PBARC_wt_2022May chromosome 5, idZeuCucr1.2, whole genome shotgun sequence DNA encodes the following proteins:
- the LOC128922139 gene encoding uncharacterized protein LOC128922139 — protein sequence MGKDEAKNACIDLVTVEKFPLAVLDSKGFQTLTSQIFRGLDIPAITSRNIMGLVDEKLNCNSSEIKATLENRIISLKMDTATRLNRGILGVNVQYMNCDKICIKTLGLIELKVSHTSQNICSEIKTLLNEFNLHKEQIYTITTDNGKNMVKAVDIMNRCEVSDLNDADNVLEESLYNEEVTTNLRIHSISSIKCAAHTLQLAVKDFMLSLESVEVIEKARKIVKLLRTPSFRYLIAEKSLPQPILDVATRWCSTYQMLKKLQTFRSFCEKHLKPSLKDREESFFANNAVLCSIYLDPRIRRVLLQKPLSIMLARAQLKGLLAQILNLKKSMNPIPRTSPNSPTVSGSLEQGNELLSQNSTTCSLLKEFLNNIEVASDDEAEDDAHIEQLKKGYSEIDNYCPKPVSLNRNIMEYWKEKQFQYPHLYQLANVVHSVPQKMLYGVSCAKIIS from the exons ATGGGGAAAGATGAAGCCAAAAATGCGTGCATCGATTTGGTGACGGTGGAAAAATTTCCTCTAGCCGTCCTTGATTCGAAAGGCTTCCAGACGTTAACTTCTCAAATTTTTAGAGGCTTAGATATACCGGCTATAACATCGAGGAACATAATGGGCTTAGTCGACGAAAAACTCAACTGCAACTCAAGTGAAATAAAGGCTACTCTAGAAAACAGAATTATTTCCTTAAAAATGGATACTGCCACCAGGTTAAATCGTGGAATTCTCGGCGTTAATGTGCAATACATGAACTGTGATAAAATCTGTATTAAAACTTTAGGACTGATTGAGCTAAAGGTTTCACACACATCGCAAAATATTTGCAGTgaaattaaaacacttttaaatGAGTTCAATTTACACAAAGAACAAATATACACCATCACCACGGATAACGGCAAAAACATGGTAAAGGCAGTCGATATTATGAATAGATGCGAAGTTTCTGATTTGAACGACGCCGATAATGTACTCGAAGAAAGCCTATATAATGAAGAAGTTACAACAAATTTGAGAATTCATTCGATTAGCTCCATCAAATGTGCTGCCCACACCCTTCAGCTTGCGGTTAAAGATTTTATGTTAAGCTTGGAATCCGTTGAAGTTATTGAGAAAGCGAGGAAAATCGTTAAGCTTTTACGAACACCATCATTTAG GTATTTGATAGCAGAGAAATCATTACCACAGCCCATACTCGATGTTGCCACACGATGGTGCTCAACATATCAGATGTTGAAAAAACTCCAGACTTTTCGAAGTTTTTGTGAGAAGCATCTCAAACCGTCGTTAAAGGATAGggaagaaagtttttttgcaaataatgcTGTTCTGTGTAGCATTTACTTGGATCCTCGTATTCGGAGAGTGCTGTTGCAAAAGCCACTGAGCATTATGTTGGCCAGAGCACAGCTTAAGGGACTGTTAGCTCAAATTCTCAatctaaaaaaaagt atGAATCCAATACCTAGGACTTCTCCAAATAGCCCGACTGTATCAGGATCATTGGAACAAGGAAATGAATTATTGTCTCAAAATTCGACCACCTGCTCGCTTTTAAAagagtttttaaataatattgaagtgGCTTCTGATGACGAGGCCGAAGATGATGCACATATTGAGCAACTCAAAAAAGGATATTCCGAAATTGACAATTATTGCCCAAAGCCCGTGAGTTTAAATAGGAATATAATGGAATATTggaaagaaaaacaatttcaatatccTCATCTGTACCAATTAGCCAATGTTGTGCACTCTGTACCACAA aaaatgttatatggTGTTAGCTGTGCCAAAATCATATCTTAA